In the genome of Streptomyces sp. V2I9, one region contains:
- a CDS encoding putative leader peptide gives MQPLGDLSITLVVRRHVDLGRVASAICRRA, from the coding sequence ATGCAGCCCCTCGGTGATCTTTCGATCACGCTCGTGGTGCGCCGGCACGTCGATCTGGGACGTGTAGCGAGCGCCATCTGTCGCCGCGCCTGA
- a CDS encoding maleylpyruvate isomerase family mycothiol-dependent enzyme has product MPPAKKRPRAYDYLRTRTAVLAQFGHVRDAVAVLTPEQLAAPTRLGDWTVRELAAHVAMGMSSVARSLALPEPPGAKPGLVLVEWPAATAAYAAPISEDVVELAAGSPDLVALYAEAEAGFAAAVPATGTGERLLATRVGSMRLVDYLVTRTVELTVHTDDLNAALGLEVPYDRQALAACTRLLADALADRAPGGSVEVRVPPFAVVQCIGGPKHTRGTPPNVVETAPLTWLRLATGRTEWARALADAEVGASGERADLAALLPLMG; this is encoded by the coding sequence ATGCCTCCGGCCAAGAAGCGCCCGCGCGCCTACGACTACCTCAGGACCCGCACCGCGGTCCTCGCCCAGTTCGGCCATGTGCGCGACGCCGTCGCCGTGTTGACGCCGGAGCAGCTCGCCGCGCCGACCCGGCTCGGCGACTGGACGGTGCGCGAGCTGGCCGCCCACGTCGCCATGGGCATGAGCAGCGTCGCCCGCTCCCTGGCGCTGCCGGAGCCGCCCGGCGCCAAGCCCGGCCTCGTCCTGGTGGAGTGGCCGGCGGCCACCGCCGCGTACGCCGCCCCGATCTCCGAGGACGTCGTGGAGCTGGCGGCCGGCAGCCCCGATCTCGTCGCCCTGTACGCGGAGGCGGAGGCGGGCTTCGCGGCGGCGGTCCCCGCCACCGGCACGGGGGAGCGGCTGCTGGCCACGCGGGTCGGGTCCATGCGGCTGGTCGACTACCTGGTCACCCGGACCGTCGAGCTGACCGTCCACACGGACGACCTGAACGCGGCCCTCGGGCTGGAGGTGCCGTACGACCGCCAGGCGCTGGCCGCCTGCACCCGGCTGCTGGCGGACGCCCTCGCGGACCGGGCCCCCGGCGGCTCGGTCGAGGTGCGCGTGCCGCCGTTCGCGGTGGTCCAGTGCATCGGCGGCCCCAAGCACACCCGCGGCACCCCGCCCAACGTGGTGGAGACCGCCCCGCTGACCTGGCTGCGGCTCGCCACCGGGCGTACGGAATGGGCGCGGGCCCTCGCGGACGCCGAGGTCGGCGCCAGCGGGGAGCGCGCCGATCTGGCCGCCCTGCTGCCCCTGATGGGGTGA
- a CDS encoding sulfatase, which produces MTSHDAYARSGTPLTRRAFTTAVGASAVTAAGIPGAAPASAAGTAAAVPRERPFRAARGKHARRPNILFILGDDLGWADLSSYGSPHIRTPHLDRLARQGVRFTDAYSGSATCSPTRFSLYTGRYPGRTRGGLAEPIADRSVGLEPTHPTLASLLRGVGYATALIGKWHCGYLPDHSPTKSGYDAFFGNFGGALEYYSKLGLAGEYDLYEGDAEYKDLRYYTRILTERASEYVQRDHDGRPWLLNLNFTTPHWPWIADGDTGASAAIVRRIKAGDRSALRHADGGSVEKYTEMVEDLDRSVGEVLKALKRSGQEKDTLVFFASDNGGERFSYTWPLAGSKGSLQEGGIRVPSILRWPARIEGHQVSDLPVFSPDWTATLLELGGARPDPAHPLDGVSLAGYLLRGETPKERDLFWRVRGERALRRGDWKYYRGRSGADQLFNLAEDRREQADRAKADPERLAGLRASWERTDSGLLPYPPAS; this is translated from the coding sequence ATGACCTCTCACGATGCGTACGCACGATCCGGTACGCCGCTGACCCGGCGCGCCTTCACCACCGCCGTCGGTGCGAGCGCCGTCACCGCGGCCGGGATACCGGGGGCCGCCCCGGCATCCGCCGCCGGAACGGCCGCCGCCGTGCCACGGGAACGCCCGTTCCGTGCCGCCCGCGGCAAGCACGCGCGCCGCCCCAACATCCTCTTCATCCTCGGCGACGACCTCGGATGGGCGGACCTCTCGTCCTACGGGTCTCCGCACATCCGCACACCCCACCTGGACAGGCTGGCACGGCAGGGCGTGCGCTTCACCGACGCGTACTCCGGCTCGGCGACCTGCTCCCCGACCCGGTTCAGCCTCTACACGGGGCGCTATCCGGGGCGTACGAGGGGCGGGCTCGCCGAGCCCATCGCCGACCGTTCGGTGGGGCTGGAGCCCACCCATCCGACGCTGGCCTCGCTGCTGCGCGGCGTCGGCTACGCGACCGCGCTGATCGGCAAGTGGCACTGCGGCTACCTGCCGGACCACAGCCCGACGAAGTCGGGGTACGACGCGTTCTTCGGCAACTTCGGCGGGGCTCTGGAGTACTACTCCAAGCTCGGCCTGGCGGGCGAGTACGACCTGTACGAGGGCGACGCCGAGTACAAGGACCTGCGGTACTACACCCGGATCCTCACGGAGCGCGCGAGCGAGTACGTACAGCGTGACCACGACGGCAGGCCGTGGCTGCTCAACCTGAACTTCACCACCCCGCACTGGCCCTGGATCGCCGACGGCGACACCGGGGCGAGCGCCGCGATCGTCCGCCGGATCAAGGCCGGCGACCGGTCCGCCCTCCGGCACGCCGACGGCGGCTCGGTCGAGAAGTACACGGAGATGGTCGAGGACCTGGACCGCTCGGTCGGCGAGGTGCTGAAGGCGCTGAAGCGATCGGGGCAGGAGAAGGACACCCTGGTCTTCTTCGCCAGCGACAACGGCGGCGAGCGGTTCTCCTACACCTGGCCGCTCGCCGGCAGCAAGGGCTCGCTCCAGGAGGGCGGCATCCGCGTCCCCTCGATCCTGCGCTGGCCCGCGCGCATCGAGGGACACCAGGTCAGCGACCTCCCGGTGTTCTCCCCCGACTGGACGGCCACCCTGCTGGAGCTGGGCGGGGCACGACCGGACCCCGCCCACCCTCTGGACGGCGTCAGCCTCGCGGGGTATCTGCTGCGGGGTGAGACGCCGAAGGAGCGCGACCTGTTCTGGCGGGTGCGCGGCGAGCGGGCACTGCGGCGCGGCGACTGGAAGTACTACCGGGGAAGGAGCGGGGCCGACCAGCTGTTCAACCTGGCCGAGGACCGGCGCGAGCAGGCCGACCGCGCGAAGGCCGACCCGGAGCGGCTGGCCGGGCTGCGGGCGTCCTGGGAGAGGACCGACTCCGGCCTGCTCCCCTATCCCCCGGCCTCCTGA
- a CDS encoding META domain-containing protein — protein sequence MRTQRMTLSVSVLALLTLAACGTVSDSDSGGGDTVQSDVPVTGVAWSVDSVTVDGKTTEAPAGARMEIDPKGRATADFGCNEIGVDARVEGDRITFGKPVTTQMACGEDIEKFEKAAIDAMGGELTAKLSGKKLTLARQGGATMELSEEKAADPVGTRWTVTTLLDGETATTVPADLPEERAPHLTFGEDGTVRGNAGCNSFSGKATVKDSTITFGRIMSTRKMCPEAEMEVENAVLTALGGPATYTVEGSTLTLHGKGGRGIGATAAPAGTGSRHG from the coding sequence ATGCGCACACAACGGATGACCCTCAGCGTCAGTGTTCTGGCCCTCCTCACGCTCGCCGCCTGCGGCACGGTGTCGGATTCCGACTCCGGCGGCGGCGACACCGTGCAGAGCGACGTTCCCGTCACCGGCGTCGCGTGGAGCGTCGACTCGGTGACCGTCGACGGGAAGACGACCGAGGCCCCGGCGGGGGCCCGCATGGAGATCGACCCGAAGGGCCGCGCCACGGCCGACTTCGGCTGCAACGAGATCGGTGTGGACGCCCGCGTGGAGGGCGACCGGATCACCTTCGGCAAGCCCGTCACCACGCAGATGGCGTGCGGCGAGGACATCGAGAAGTTCGAGAAGGCCGCCATCGACGCGATGGGCGGCGAACTCACCGCGAAGCTCTCCGGCAAGAAGCTGACCCTCGCGCGGCAGGGCGGCGCGACCATGGAGCTCAGCGAGGAGAAGGCGGCCGATCCGGTCGGCACCCGGTGGACGGTGACCACCCTGCTCGACGGCGAGACGGCCACCACGGTGCCGGCGGACCTCCCCGAGGAGCGGGCGCCCCACCTGACCTTCGGCGAGGATGGCACCGTACGGGGCAACGCCGGCTGCAACTCCTTCAGCGGCAAGGCCACGGTGAAGGACTCCACGATCACCTTCGGCCGGATCATGAGCACCCGGAAGATGTGCCCGGAGGCCGAGATGGAGGTGGAGAACGCCGTGCTCACGGCCCTCGGCGGCCCGGCGACGTACACGGTCGAGGGCAGCACGCTCACCCTCCACGGAAAGGGCGGCCGGGGCATCGGCGCCACGGCCGCGCCCGCCGGGACCGGCTCCCGGCACGGATGA
- the purF gene encoding amidophosphoribosyltransferase: MPRGDGRLNHDLLPGEKGPQDACGVFGVWAPGEEVAKLTYFGLYALQHRGQESAGIAVSNGSQILVFKDMGLVSQVFDETSLGSLQGHIAVGHARYSTTGASVWENAQPTFRATAHGSIALGHNGNLVNTAQLAEMVADLPRKDGRATQVAATNDTDLVTALLAGQRDEDDKPLTIEEAAAKVLPEVKGAFSLVFMDEHTLYAARDPQGIRPLVLGRLERGWVVASESAALDICGASYVREIEPGELVAIDENGLRTSRFAEAKPKGCVFEYVYLARPDTDIAGRNVYLSRVEMGRKLAAEAPVEADLVIATPESGTPAAIGYAEASGIPFGAGLVKNAYVGRTFIQPSQTIRQLGIRLKLNPLKEVIKGKRLVVVDDSIVRGNTQRALVRMLREAGAAEIHIRISSPPVKWPCFFGIDFATRAELIANGMTVDEICTSMGADSLSYISIDSMIEATTIDKPNLCRACFDGEYPMELPDPELLGKQLLETELAAGPAATAAADALRRP, from the coding sequence GTGCCCCGTGGTGATGGACGACTCAACCACGACCTGCTCCCCGGAGAGAAAGGCCCCCAGGACGCTTGTGGCGTCTTCGGTGTCTGGGCTCCGGGTGAAGAGGTCGCCAAGCTCACCTATTTCGGACTGTATGCCCTGCAGCACCGCGGACAGGAATCCGCGGGCATCGCAGTGAGCAACGGGTCCCAGATCCTGGTCTTCAAGGACATGGGACTGGTCTCGCAGGTCTTCGACGAAACGTCTCTGGGTTCCCTCCAGGGCCATATCGCGGTCGGCCATGCCCGCTACTCCACCACCGGCGCCTCGGTGTGGGAGAACGCGCAGCCGACGTTCCGTGCCACCGCGCACGGCTCGATCGCCCTCGGCCACAACGGGAACCTGGTCAACACCGCCCAGCTCGCGGAGATGGTCGCCGACCTTCCGCGCAAGGACGGCCGTGCCACCCAGGTCGCCGCGACCAACGACACCGACCTGGTGACCGCGCTGCTCGCCGGGCAGCGCGACGAGGACGACAAGCCGCTCACCATCGAGGAAGCCGCCGCCAAGGTGCTCCCCGAGGTGAAGGGCGCGTTCTCCCTGGTCTTCATGGACGAGCACACCCTCTACGCCGCCCGCGACCCGCAGGGCATCCGCCCGCTGGTCCTCGGCCGCCTGGAGCGCGGCTGGGTGGTCGCGTCCGAGTCGGCCGCGCTCGACATCTGCGGCGCCAGCTACGTACGCGAGATCGAGCCGGGCGAGCTCGTCGCCATCGACGAGAACGGTCTGCGCACCTCGCGATTCGCGGAAGCGAAGCCCAAGGGCTGCGTCTTCGAATACGTCTACCTGGCCCGCCCCGACACCGACATCGCCGGGCGGAACGTCTACCTCTCCCGCGTGGAGATGGGCCGCAAGCTGGCCGCCGAGGCCCCCGTCGAGGCGGACCTCGTCATAGCCACCCCGGAATCCGGCACCCCCGCCGCGATCGGGTACGCGGAGGCCAGCGGCATCCCGTTCGGCGCCGGACTGGTGAAGAACGCCTACGTCGGCCGGACCTTCATCCAGCCCTCGCAGACCATCCGCCAGCTCGGCATCCGGCTCAAGCTGAACCCGCTGAAGGAAGTCATCAAGGGCAAGCGCCTGGTGGTCGTCGACGACTCGATCGTCCGCGGCAACACCCAGCGCGCCCTGGTCCGGATGCTCCGCGAGGCGGGCGCCGCCGAGATCCACATCCGGATCTCCTCGCCGCCGGTGAAGTGGCCCTGCTTCTTCGGGATCGACTTCGCCACCCGCGCCGAGCTGATCGCCAACGGCATGACCGTCGATGAGATCTGCACCTCCATGGGAGCCGACTCGCTCTCGTACATCTCGATCGACTCGATGATCGAGGCGACGACGATCGACAAGCCGAACCTCTGCCGCGCCTGCTTCGACGGTGAATACCCGATGGAGCTCCCGGACCCGGAGCTGCTCGGCAAGCAGCTGCTGGAGACCGAGCTGGCGGCGGGCCCGGCGGCGACCGCCGCGGCCGACGCGCTGCGCCGTCCGTGA